From the genome of Salvia splendens isolate huo1 chromosome 7, SspV2, whole genome shotgun sequence:
TTCAAGCTCCTTACGTGACGCTTTCAATTTATGCGCGCATTCTGGATTGCCCTGTTAGTGTGTTCATCTTCTTGTTTTgttgtttgatttgatttgtcgCTGCAATCAATATTAGCCCCAATTGAAAATTTAGCGTGGGTTTGATCAGAATTTATGAACTAATTTGATTTCCCCCAATTTGATGAAGCCCTAGCAACTTCGATTATTATTGATTTTCAGCCAATTTTGACTTTGTCAGTTGTATGAAGCTGATAATAGCCTATATCTTTGCGACGATTGCAATCTGAATGTGTTTTATGCATGCGATCACTTGTAAGAAATTTAATGCTGTAAAATTGCTTTAGCTTGTTTGGTGTGGGAACTGAAATTCTGGATAAAAGAACTCGATTTTTTTGTGATGCTGCTTAGATTAACTAAGAAATTAAACCTAATGCTGTTTGTTTCATCCTGTTCATTTTATGTGTCTTTGCACTCTGTATGTGTTTGTGCTTGTAATCATTCTTCTGGAAAATGCATAGtaaaaaatgtgtttttttgtgcATGATTTGGGTTATTGATGACCTTAGTTTTCTTGAAGAGCTTgctttttggaaattttggggTGTCCTTTCTCTCTCAGGAGCCCCTTGTTGTTTTGGGGTGTCATTTTCACAATCAAGTGATCTTGCAGCTCCGACTGCTCCGTTAACTGTTTTTACTGTGTATCTCTTCTATACAGGTGCTGAAGAGTTAGTTTatgaatttatgtatatgtattatttaataagaaaagaaatgagacttctTAGCAAACAAATTAACTATCAGTTTATCTGTACTTTTGAATGTTTATATGATGATCTATGTTTGATTGGTAATGCCTTCAAGCTTGCACATTCTTTTAAGTATTTTCAGAATCTTCATCCACTCGCTTCTCTTACTCATCCTTTTTCTCACACTATTGGGATTTGCTTTACAGGTATTCGTGTCTGGCTTGGAATTGTGTGGTTTGAACGTTACTTGATTAATCTTTGTTTGATTCCCTTGTTGTGGTCTTTGGCTCTAGTTGGGGATAGAATTTCATGCTACAAAGCACATATTTATTGGTCTAAGATAAATATGAATTTACAGACACACCATACAGGGCAGATCTCAGGCCAGATACCCAACCAAGCTGGTACTATGTTGCCTGGGCTACCACAGCAAAATGGGAACCTTATGCTCAGCCAAATGCAGAATTCTAATTTTCATAGAAATGTTCCCAATATGGATCCAGAAACTATTAAAAGACGCAAATACATGCAAGAAAAAATGTAAGGATATTGTTCATCAAGTAAATAGCAAATTTCCGTGGATATATATGTTCAGTTACATCTTTTATAATTCTTATGATGTGTTTACTTGTATTTGATTTCTTGAAAATACAATACATGCAACTGACTGCTTGGAGGACCATCAAGCATCAACAAGTTGAAGTGTGTTTTGCATAGTATGCTTAGTTTGTCAGACATTTGATTCTTACATGGATTACGAAAATAGAGCTGTTCTATTTCTTGATTTGATGATTAGATTCAAATTGAATCATTCAATGACTTTTGATCCTGATAGTGATATGTGGATCAGTAAAAGTCATCGTTCTTGAAAGTTATTTAGGAAGCTTTGCTAGGCAGCAGATATTTGTTGCTTTATCTGTCTCAATAATTTCTGGCCGAGTTTAATTTTCTgcttatattttacatttaatatgACACCTGCCAATTGGGTTGGTTGATAGCATTGTTACATCCACCAGCTCTAAAAATTTGTGGCATCACGTGACATCAATGAAATGATATGCTTTTGCTTATCTGCTATTCTGGTTGGATTATTTCTACTTGTGCTATTTTTTGGGTTTCTGGGTTTTGTGTAGGAATAGGTGAAAGTTAATTCTAAGTTCTGAAAAAATGCTATAAGAATTGCTTGCTTGATAAATGATGCTAAAAGTTTAGTCTCTTTGTTCTGCAGCTGGAATTTTCTAATGCAGCGGCGACAGCAATCTCCTGAGGTTCCCAACAGGAGAATGGTTGATTTAGTGAAACGTCTAGAAGATGGTTTATTCAGAAATGCCATGACAATGGTGTGTTACTTTTTATTCCACTTCATCATGCAATCATCCTCCTTGTGTAGCTAATCTTTTTGTGCAGAACATTGTATATAAATTTTCATGTTGACATTAtagttatatataaatttttaagaACCTTAAATATGTATTTGTATGTGTGTTGGAAAATTGTTAGCATAGCTACTTATATGATTGGTTACTTTTCATAAGTCCTTCTGCATTTCTATATCTTATTATGTCATCTATGTCAGGAGGAGTACCTAAACCTGGACACTTTGGAAAGGCGTTTGCTTATTCTGATTAAGCGCTTCCCTACAAGTAATCGCAATCAGCAATTGTCACAAGCCAATTCTTCCCCTTCCGTCGGTACAATGATACCCACACCCGGGTTTCAACAAACTGGGAACTCAAGCTTCGCTGGAACTTCATTAGTGGATAATTCTTTTGTGAACAGTAGTTCCAACTCAATTGCATCGTCCACCGTTAATCCGGGAAGCTTTTTTCCAACTCAAAATGGGTCTTCTGGAATTGTGCATGGTAGCTCATTTAGTTCATCAGATGTTTATTAGCTTTTTCATCCACATAGGACATCTGGTTGTCTTTTCACTCATCTAAAGGAATAATTTTCTGCAGGAGCTTTGACTGGTGGATATCAGCAGTCATCTAATGCTTTCATGGTCAATCATGGGGGAAATAACATGATGATGTCCATGGGTGCGCAAAGAATGACAAGTCAAATGATCCCAACTACTGGAATTAATAACTCCAATTCTAATAATATGATTGCTAACACTAGCAATAACAAGTCATTGAAAATTGAATCATCAGATGTTGGAGCACATTCTGATGTTGACTCTACAACTGCATCACAGCCTACTTTGCAAAAGCAGCATGTTGGTAGTCAAAATTCTCGTGTTTTACACAATATTGGGGGGCAAATGGGTAGTGGAGGCAGTTCTATGTTGCAGCAGAAAAACTTTGGAATAACTCATGGGCCCCTAAGTGGAGGGTTTGGAATGATGGGAAAGAATATGCCTGTCATGAATAGCCCTGGAACCACTGAGGGACATTTATCTGGAACTATACGTGGAAATTCCACCAAGCCCTTGTCTCAGCATCTTGACCAGCTTCAACAAAGACCAGTAACACAAGGTACTTTATTCGATCTACACCACTATAGCCATGCTTATGTGTCTGTACGTGTTTTCCCATATCCTTAATGTAATGAGAGTTAGTTGAGGATTCCCCTGAAACTTCTTGTTTGTATTCCTTTTGACACTATTCTGTTTGACAGGTGATGCCTACGGAATTGGTGCTACTGGGTCTGGAAACATGTACATTCCTGCAACAACTGTTGGGTCCACGATCAGCAACCCGAGCTTGAATTCCATATCCATGCAATCAATGCACACGGCAGATTCTCATTTGATGACCAATAACCAGTCAAATGTATGTTCTTCTCAACAGGCAACTGTGGATCCTCACTCAATAGATCAATCACAAAAGGTGAATTTTCAATCTCAGTACCCAGTGAAAGAAAATCTTGTGCAACCTCACCAACAGCAGCTGCTTCAACAGCCATCCCAGCAGTTTCAGCAGCAAAAACCTTCTCAGAATCAATTGCAACAAAAAAGGCAAATGCCGAACCAGTATTTGATGAGAAATGATTCTTTCGGTCAGTCCCATCTATCGCCCAGTATAATATTTGAGGTGAAGCAGGAGATTGGAACAGAGCATTATAATGAAGATATACAGTCAAAAGTCACCCACTCCTTCCATTCTGATATGCAGAACCAGTTCCAGTCAAATTCTGTAGACAGCCATCCAGGAGCTGCTCAGCCTTTTTCTCATTCATCTGTGCCGCATGATGCCCCATCCTTGCATCCGCTGCAATTTGTGTGTAAAACTAGTGATTTTACTAGTCCTTGTGGTGGTGTTCAACCAGATGCAGCTTTGGGCAGTCAGCGGTATTCTAAGCCTCCAGATGTGGATGCATCAGGAAGACTCCCAATTGATCAGACtattcaaaatgaaaaatatcagAGAGTAATGAGGCAAGATGGAGCTCAACTAAATAATTTATCCTCAGAAGAATCTGTTATTGACCACTCTGTAAATTCTAGATCAACAGAACCGGTGAACACAAGTGACCCAGCATCTCAAACTTATAGCGTTATTCGCGAAAAACAGTTCAAGAACCAACAGAGGTGGCTGTTGTTTTTGCGGCATGCTCGTCGATGTCATTTCCTAGAAGGTAAATGCCCAGAGCCTAACTGCTTAACTGCTCAGAAGCTGTTGAAGCATATTGGAAGTTGCAACAATTTCGATTGTTCATACCCTCGTTGCCGTGTTACATGGGATTTAGTCAATCATCATAGGCGCTGTCAGGATACAAATTGCCCTGTATGTATCCCTGTTAAGAATTTTATGCAGACTCACTTCAAGGCATTTGCTCGTTCTAATTTGAGGTCTGGGTTGCCTACGGTAGTCAATGAATCTTCAAATGCCCATGATATTGCTGGAACTTTGGGAAGGTCTACTCCAAAGATGGACCCAGTGATGGCTGAAACTCCTGAAGATCTACAACCTCCTATTAAACGCGTGAAAGTCGAGCAAAGCTTGCAGTCTCTTGTCACTGTAAGTGATGGTCATATCCATGATGTACAGCATAGTGAAAAGGATCACGATTACCATATTCCAGTAAAACCTGAAATTAGTGATCTGAAAGTAGTGGAGAAAGCTCCTGTAAACGTTGCACAGGAATGTCCCAATATTGGGATAACAAAGGATAACGTGGATGATGCCTACATACAAACTCTGAAAGGTGATGGTGCCACACTTAGAGATTCTGTTGGATGTGGTGCTCAGCAGCCCATGAAGACAGAAAAGGATACAATGCAAGCTAAGCTGGAAAACACTTCATTACCTCCTGAGGGTTCATCCAAGTCCGGGAAGCCAAAAATAAAGGGAGTATCAATGATTGAATTATTCACCCCTGAAATGGTCCGCCAACATATTATGGGTCTCCGGCAGTGGGTAGGACAGGTCAGCCTTGTTCATTTTCTCAATGATGCTTACTGTATTTCTTTTGAAGGCTTGCCCAGTGTTACTTTTAGACATTTGAAAAATCTTATGAAATTTCATCACTATTGTAATCTTTAAATTTGCTTTCAGTTATCTAATCACACAGTTAGGAAATCATTTGTGTTCTTTTGCTTTAGTTTGTTGTATTTGATATAGACTAAGATTACTTCAGTGACCTGACTTTGTTGCTCTGAGACTTTGATGATTTCTTAGCCTTGGCAAGCTTGCAAAGATACCTTAAACAGCTGGAGGCAACTTTATCTGTTTGCTCGCCTTTTTGTTAATAACAATGCTTGGCTTTTTTGATAACTATTCTAGATGGGGATCCTTAAATTCATTCTTCAATATTAAAGTTGATTTGTTATGAGGCCATCcttttttgatttgtttttcttcttaGATATTTCTTTGCTTCATATCCCATGTTTGTATTTGGAAGAGGGATGGGATAAAAACTTGTCATTTTGCTGGATTAGATCTCACACAGTTATGCCTTCACCTTCCTTCCTAATGAACTCTTCAAATGTGTCATTCACCTTCCTCTATGAAATTTGTAATTACTCTTTTTGATTCGCAGAGCAAAGCaaaggcagaaagaaatcaggCAATGGAGCATTCAATGAGTGAAAATTCTTGTCAGCTCTGTGCAGTTGAGAGGCTTAGCTTTGAACCTCCTCCTGTGTATTGTACTCTCTGTAGTATTCGCATTAAAAGAAATGGAATGTATTACTCCTTCGGGTCTGGGGAAACCCGTTATTGCTTCTGCAATCACTGCTATAACAGTTCACATGGAGACACCATTGCAGTAGATGGCACGACTATTCCAAAGGGAAGGgtggagaaaaagaaaaatgacgaGGAAACTGAAGAATGGGTAATGCCTTTTTTACTTTCGGTGTTGTTCTATTTTGATACgtaagaatattagtattctgtcccacatcggtaatgtgacatagcctagcttagtctcttgtactatatatatgtggcctgtgttgagtaataaaatacaccaaatacactactacattctctactatgtctatttacttttcagcttatatctatattttactgttctacatACACTAAGTATTTGTTTCTTGCAGTGGGTTCAATGTGACAAGTGTGAAGCTTGGCAGCATCAAATCTGCGCATTGTTTAATGGTAGAAGGAATAATGGTGGAGAAGCGGAGTATACTTGTCCAAATTGTTATATGGCAGAAGTTGAAATGGGAGAACGTGCACCATTGCCACAGAGTGCTGTTCTCGGTGCAAAAGATTTGCCTAGATCACAGCTAAGCGATCACTTGGAGCAGCGTTTAATTGTAGAATTGAAGCGAGAGAGGCTGGACAGAGCTAGGCATCAAGGCAAAAGTTATGATGAGGTGATTAGCTTTTACTTTTGTGCAGCGTGGGATGTATTgtttgctctctctctctctctcacacacaaatATATTATCAAGAATGTGGTTTATATTGCGAAGTGGTTTCTGCATTTATTAGCTTTTTGTTGAGTGCTCACTGTCTGTGTCACAATTAAAGCCCCTGGAATTATTTAAAGTAAATCTGTGAACTTTGGCTAAATTGTCCAGGTCCCAGGAGCAGAAGAGCTTGTTGTAAGAGTGGTATCATCAGTGGACAAAAAGTTGGATGTCAAGCCTCGCTTCCTGGAGATTTTTCAAGAGGAAAACTATCCAACAGAGTATCCTTATAAATCTAAGGTCATCCTTACtgcttttaattttttctatataaGCTCTATCAAAATATTGTCAGTATGAATCTAATCTAACCTCTGTGCTTATAGAAGTCAAATGATATTGAACACTACGAGTTGCATTAAGCAATTCAATGATAAAAATGGATATGAAGATGATCTATATGTTAACCTTATAATGAGTGGAAATattcaatgatttttttttgccaTTATGTGAGACTCGGAACTTATAGTGGCGAAATCTGGTGGTTgctattttttcctttttttgggtGGGGAGAGCAGATTGAGATGTAAGTGGAGATTTGTTTCTTGATATGCGTCCTTACTTAGTGCCTTGTTTGTTTGCAAATAGTGGAAGCCAAGTTAAGCAAGGTGTTTCAATTGCTATTGCAAATTTGCTGCTCCATCAATTTGCTGTAACTGTATTTTATATGCTACAGGCGGTACTGTTATTTCAGAGAATTGAGGGAGTTGAAGTATGCTTGTTTGGCATGTATGTTCAAGAATTTGGATCTGAATGCCAGCAGCCCAACAATCGAAGAGTCTACATCTCTTACCTGGACTCTGTTAAGTATTTTAGACCAGAAGTCAAAACAGTCTCAGGAGAGGCTCTAAGGACATTTGTGTACCATGAAATTTTGGCAAGTTATCATAATATTCTATTTCCCTTACAGTTGATGGATTTACAAAAAGAATGTTACGATTGTATTCTTAGTATTTGATATATATTTCTAATTCAGATTGGATATCTGGACTACTGCAAAATGCGTGGTTTTACAAGCTGCTACATCTGGGCATGCCCTCCCCTGAAGGGTGAGGACTACATTTTGTATTGTCACCCAGAAATTCAAAAGACGCCCAAATCTGATAAACTTCGAGAGTGGTAGGTACCATTACTTTCTAAATGTGAGCGCTAATGCACAGCAGTGTTTCACCGTTCTCTCTTTCAGGTACTTGGCCATGCTACGAAAAGCCACAAGGGAAAACATTGTCGTGGAGCTTACTAATATGTATGAACATTTCTTTGTTTCAACTGGTGAATGTAAAGCAAAGGTAACTGCATCTCGGTTGCCATACTTTGATGGAGATTATTGGCCTGGTGCTGCGGAGGACTTCATCTATCAATTTCAACAAGAAGAAGATGGGAGAAAACATTCTAAGAAGGGAGCTTTGAAAAAGAGCATCACAAAAAGAGCTTTAAGGGCATCTGGACAAACTGATCTTTCTAGCAATGCATTAAAGGATCTGATGTTAATGCATAAGGTAAGATCTTTGTCATAATTTTGCTTTGACTGTTTCCTTTTTGTACTTACAACAAGACTGAGCAATTACTGCTTCTATTTTCTTTTAGTGTTACTAAAAGAACTTCTTTGTTTCCCTAGCTTGGTGACTCCATAACTCAATGTAAGGAGGATTTCATCATGGTTCACTTACAGCATTCATGTTCTCATTGCTGCATCCTAATCTTTTCTGGAAAGCGGTGGGTCTGCAAGCAGTGCAAAAAGTTTCATCTTTGTGACAAGTAAGGATTCTATTCACTTCCTGCCTCAGTTCTCACAAATCTTCTTGTGATTCCATTTCCAAGCTATGGTATTTACTCTTTAATATCCTTGAGATAGGTCTCACCAATTAGATACTTGCGTTTGCTAcataatcattgttgacataccAACCTATATTGGCAAATTTGATAGAGTTATCCAATTTTTTGTCCGTTGCATCCTGGAATTCCATCATGATGCATGTTATATCTGTAGAGCATTGTAGTAATCCCCTCTTTTCTATTCTTATAGGTGCTATGATGCTGAGCGGAAACGTGATGATAGGGAGAGGCATCCTGTAAACTACAAGGATGTCCACGCACTTTATCCTGTACGTCTGTAGGATCAAAATTTGTGCCTTAAGAATTTTTCTGATTAAATGAATTTAAGCTTAGCATTTGGACTAAGAAATTTACGAATCTGCAGGTTGACGTTGCTGAAGTCCCCGATGATACTAAAGATAATGAGAATCTTGAAAGTGAGTTTTTTGACACAAGGCAAGCATTTCTCAGTCTTTGTCAAGGAAACTATTATCAGTATGATACTCTTCGCCGAGCTAAGCATTCTTCTATGATGGTCTTGTATCATCTGCACAATCCGACTGCCCCTGCTTTTGTCATAACATGCACAAAATGCAACCTTGATATTGAGAGTGGGCAAGGTTGGCGCTGTGAGACATGCCCCGAATATGATATATGCAATGCTTGCTATCAGAAGGATGGAGGAAAGGATCATCCTCATAAATTAACTAAAAATCAGTCCATCGACCCCAATGCACAAAACAAAGAAGCCAAGCAATTACGACTCTCACAGGTAAATTTATCACATACAATGCACCACCCACCGCTGTTGTATTCTAGTGCCTGGCTCGTGACATGGATTTCTTGGACTTGCTTTGCAGGTGAGGAAAATGCTCGATCTCCTGGTGCACGCTTCTCAGTGCCGGTCAACCCTTTGCCGGTATCCAAACTGTCGCAAGGTCAAGGGACTTTTCCGGCATGGCATCCTGTGCAAAAGGCGCGCGGCAGGCGGCTGTCATATGTGTACTAAAATGTGGCAGCTTCTCCAGCTTCACGCCCGAGCATGCAAAGAATCTGACTGCAATGTACCACGTTGCAGGTTTGTTCACAAAACTCCTCGTATCAACATTATACTCCTCTCTCTTGTCATCATAAACACACGCATATGAATCCTCTCATGCTCAATGCAGGGACTTGAGGGAACACCTGAGAAGGCTGCAGCACCAAGCAGATTCACGACGAAGGGCTGCTGTAATGGAAATGATGAGGCAACGTGCAGCAGAGGTCGCAGGCAGTTCTTGATCACCCAAGCTGTATATAGCAATAGCGAGCCAGAAAATTCGCGAAACTAAATCTCTTTTTTTCGTCTCTGCTGCAAAGGAAACCCACAGGAGTTCAGGTTCACCTGTCAACGATATTTTTCATTCATACGTCGTCGTATGATCTAGTTTCTAGTATAATTTAGATGGGAAAAAGGGTGTACAGAAATCAGTCATGAttctttgtattttgtttaCTTAGCATTTCTCCCCTGTCATCATTCGATGGCCGAGTGTATCATAACTTTTACTTGCTTAGTTTTAATGGAGAAGCACATTTTTCCGTACGTTTTCATCTTTACTAGTACAAATAATGAAGTTGAATCaacaataataatttcatttaagaATCTAAAAGAAGATTAATTTTCAAAATGAAttctatatatgtatgtatatatacatatcatGATACAAACCTcgtactactactttatttgtTGTGTGTTGGGAGGAGTACTTCTTAGCTTACCACTTAAGTAAATTAGGAAGCAAAACAAATGTGAATTTCactacttttcttttttgtataaatttttGCTTCTGTTGGGAGCAAGCACATGTTCTTCACAAACTAATCCATTTAAATTGCCCCCACATACACAAATTGTATTCACACACAATTCTCAATCTCAAAGATGAATCCAAGAACTATTTCTCTCATCAATCTCTACATTTTAGCCATTTCCACACCATTAGCCTTCACCAATTGCATATCAAGCTATGGTAACACTTCTTTCCCACTATAGACGGAACTAGAAAATATTCTGAGAGTTCTGTTTTCTCAAAATTTGTCTTTTTCCATCAATGCACACACACATATAGAGGAAGAAAATGTTATGTTACATGCCTTATCTCAAAATTAACTAATTGTCTTCGATTTTTAAATTAACGATGTTAATAATGATTTTAATGTCgtttctatttatatatatctatttttttttctaaattcaaTTTAACTAATATTTCAATCGATATTTTTTTCTAGATCCGCAAAGCATAGATGCCTCAATCAAGAATGCAGCTACAACACAAAGTGCTCAACTCCAACCTACTTCACCATATCAAACTCCTCAAAACTACCCTCCATTGTGCTCGTATCCACCGCCGTCATCGTCGTCGTCGACCACCCTCCCGCCACCCGTGCGGCCCCCAACTCCGCCGTCCCTAACACCTCCGTCGCCCTCCGCGAAACCCGGCCACGGGGCGTGGTGCGTGGCGAAGCCCTCGGTGCCCGTCCCGACGATCCAGCAGGCGTTGGACTACGCCTGCGGGTCGGGGGCGGACTGCAGGCCGACGCAGCCAGGCGGCGCGTGCTCCCAACCGGACACCGTGGTTGCGCATGCTTCATTTGCTTTCAATAGTTATTGGCAAAAGACTAAATCTAGTGGTGGAACTTGTGACTTTGGAGGCTCGGCTATGATTGTCAATGTTGATCCaagtaagttttttttttcttaattttaaataatgtcGAAATTAAACAACACAATATTTGCTACCGTTTGCAATTTGGTTATACAATATATATCAcaatcaataattttttttctatttttcatccgtccacaaaaattAATTGCTTTAATTCCTATTTTTTTCATCttaaactaaaaacatttcaattatttacctatggtattttattaattttatgttaaaactcgtgtcatgtACTATCAAGATTAATTAGTAATAGACGGAGAGAATAgttattaaaatatgttaattacgATATGCTTAATATAGTGATAAGGTATATAGTAGGAATCTCAATCtcaaaacaaattgaaaaaaggaaagaaagatAAGAGGTAAACGATGCTTAAACACATGTataaagaataaataaagaATTTTATGCTTTGTGTGTGAGTTAAAGTTACATATAAACgatcatattttaattaatctaCTAAGCATTAAGGTACCTAAAATTTTATTTGGGATACATTTTAGAGCATTTCGAAATTTAGATACCAAAGTatcaaaattgattaaatagCATACAGTAAATATTAATGATAATGTAgaatatatatttgatttttcaGCCTATCTATAAATAGAAACATAAATTATTGTATAAACTGGGCtaccaattaaaaaaatagaaggCCCAATAAGAGTGAATCCAatttgggcccaatatgaattTACTTTGGGTCCCAATAGGATTGATTGCCAAATCATCTTTTACAAACTGCAGCTGGATGAGTTATTAAGAGTGCGTTGGATGAGCCCAATATCATAATAAATTAACCTtttcatataaaattataaaattgtcAGAAGCAAATGTTAAATCCCATGCAATAAAAAAGTTCGAGTCGAAAAGGTTTATCATAGTTAAAATAAGTAAATTCAGCTCTCGATGATGAAAATTTCACATTTTGTGCAGGTTATGATCAGTGCCATTTCCTCTCCACCTGAAGTCCCAAGGCACAATAAAAGAATTATATTGTTGTATGCAATTAAAGAAATGCACATTTGATTAAGCTCTACAATAATTTGTAGTTTAGGTACAAGGATTTATGTTTTTTCTAGttttataatactccatatctTTTCCCAAAAAGCTCTATGCTActccataattttatttatttgaatcgAATTATATGTTAATAAGTGTTTTATATCGTTATATAAAAATCCACAATTACTCCATCCGTGagctccgtccgccattagtaGTCCCATTTAtgggcggcacgagttttaagaaatgttaagaaaaatgggtgaaaaaaaagttagtggaataggggttCCACTTgtatgtattagttttaaatgaaatgtgagtgaaatgagttagtggaagttGGGACCATAgaattaccatttatggtaaatgtgaaccgggactcctattcgcgaacagactaaaatggaaaaacgagactcctattcgcagacagATGGAGTAATTATATAATGATTAAAAGAATACAGTAAAATCTCTATATATTTATAATCTGGAACCATGGATTTTTATCAAGTTTATATAGAACGTTATCTCAATTTTAGCAATTCTAGTTTTAGATAGAGTTAGTGTGACATAATGTTTTAAAGTGTATTCATTGCATTTATTATAACAAATTAGCAAGGGTTCGTAACTTTTTTATTCCAAAAATAGAGAAGAAATCATACTTACAATACATATTAGCAAGGTGTTTTAATATTTAAGAAGTactactattaaaaaaatagtgagAGACATCTCTTcaaaattattactccatttaaTTTATCATCGTATtgaaacataaatatttttaattaagtgGACCCATCAAAATAGGagaaaattcataattttagaaaaaaatattaattaatttacaaaaGTCTCACTATAATCGATTTTTCCCAGCTGCCGACAAGTCGAAACAAATCTGGATTTTATGTAAGTTGGCAAAGGTTTGTGGTACAATTCATTGAGTGAGATGTTACATTGAAAATATTGTACACTATTTTGTCCTTTAAGTAAATGATTGAGAACCAATTAAAAGTTAGTAAACAAAACTTGTTTTTATTTGCATGAATGGGCAAGTCACGGGTGAAATA
Proteins encoded in this window:
- the LOC121740785 gene encoding histone acetyltransferase HAC1-like isoform X1, with product MHSKKCVFLCMIWVIDDLSFLEELAFWKFWGVLSLSGAPCCFGVSFSQSSDLAAPTAPLTVFTVYLFYTGAEELVYEFMYMYYLIRKEMRLLSKQINYQFICTFECLYDDLCLIGNAFKLAHSFKYFQNLHPLASLTHPFSHTIGICFTGQISGQIPNQAGTMLPGLPQQNGNLMLSQMQNSNFHRNVPNMDPETIKRRKYMQEKIWNFLMQRRQQSPEVPNRRMVDLVKRLEDGLFRNAMTMEEYLNLDTLERRLLILIKRFPTSNRNQQLSQANSSPSVGTMIPTPGFQQTGNSSFAGTSLVDNSFVNSSSNSIASSTVNPGSFFPTQNGSSGIVHGALTGGYQQSSNAFMVNHGGNNMMMSMGAQRMTSQMIPTTGINNSNSNNMIANTSNNKSLKIESSDVGAHSDVDSTTASQPTLQKQHVGSQNSRVLHNIGGQMGSGGSSMLQQKNFGITHGPLSGGFGMMGKNMPVMNSPGTTEGHLSGTIRGNSTKPLSQHLDQLQQRPVTQGDAYGIGATGSGNMYIPATTVGSTISNPSLNSISMQSMHTADSHLMTNNQSNVCSSQQATVDPHSIDQSQKVNFQSQYPVKENLVQPHQQQLLQQPSQQFQQQKPSQNQLQQKRQMPNQYLMRNDSFGQSHLSPSIIFEVKQEIGTEHYNEDIQSKVTHSFHSDMQNQFQSNSVDSHPGAAQPFSHSSVPHDAPSLHPLQFVCKTSDFTSPCGGVQPDAALGSQRYSKPPDVDASGRLPIDQTIQNEKYQRVMRQDGAQLNNLSSEESVIDHSVNSRSTEPVNTSDPASQTYSVIREKQFKNQQRWLLFLRHARRCHFLEGKCPEPNCLTAQKLLKHIGSCNNFDCSYPRCRVTWDLVNHHRRCQDTNCPVCIPVKNFMQTHFKAFARSNLRSGLPTVVNESSNAHDIAGTLGRSTPKMDPVMAETPEDLQPPIKRVKVEQSLQSLVTVSDGHIHDVQHSEKDHDYHIPVKPEISDLKVVEKAPVNVAQECPNIGITKDNVDDAYIQTLKGDGATLRDSVGCGAQQPMKTEKDTMQAKLENTSLPPEGSSKSGKPKIKGVSMIELFTPEMVRQHIMGLRQWVGQSKAKAERNQAMEHSMSENSCQLCAVERLSFEPPPVYCTLCSIRIKRNGMYYSFGSGETRYCFCNHCYNSSHGDTIAVDGTTIPKGRVEKKKNDEETEEWWVQCDKCEAWQHQICALFNGRRNNGGEAEYTCPNCYMAEVEMGERAPLPQSAVLGAKDLPRSQLSDHLEQRLIVELKRERLDRARHQGKSYDEVPGAEELVVRVVSSVDKKLDVKPRFLEIFQEENYPTEYPYKSKAVLLFQRIEGVEVCLFGMYVQEFGSECQQPNNRRVYISYLDSVKYFRPEVKTVSGEALRTFVYHEILIGYLDYCKMRGFTSCYIWACPPLKGEDYILYCHPEIQKTPKSDKLREWYLAMLRKATRENIVVELTNMYEHFFVSTGECKAKVTASRLPYFDGDYWPGAAEDFIYQFQQEEDGRKHSKKGALKKSITKRALRASGQTDLSSNALKDLMLMHKLGDSITQCKEDFIMVHLQHSCSHCCILIFSGKRWVCKQCKKFHLCDKCYDAERKRDDRERHPVNYKDVHALYPVDVAEVPDDTKDNENLESEFFDTRQAFLSLCQGNYYQYDTLRRAKHSSMMVLYHLHNPTAPAFVITCTKCNLDIESGQGWRCETCPEYDICNACYQKDGGKDHPHKLTKNQSIDPNAQNKEAKQLRLSQVRKMLDLLVHASQCRSTLCRYPNCRKVKGLFRHGILCKRRAAGGCHMCTKMWQLLQLHARACKESDCNVPRCRDLREHLRRLQHQADSRRRAAVMEMMRQRAAEVAGSS